From Pongo pygmaeus isolate AG05252 chromosome 2, NHGRI_mPonPyg2-v2.0_pri, whole genome shotgun sequence, a single genomic window includes:
- the RTP2 gene encoding receptor-transporting protein 2 translates to MCTSLTTCEWKKVFYEKMEVAKPADSWELIIDPNLKPSELAPGWKQYLEQHASGRFHCSWCWHTWQSAHVVILFHMHLDRARRMGSVRMRVYKQLCYECGTARLDESSMLEENIEGLVDNLITSLREQCYDEDGGQYRIHVASRPDSWPHRAEFCEACQEGIVHWKPSEKLLEEEVTTYPSEASKPRAQAGSGYNFLSLRWCLFWASLCLLVVYLQFSFRSPAFF, encoded by the exons ATGTGTACCAGCTTGACCACTTGTGAGTGGAAGAAAGTCTTCTATGAGAAGATGGAGGTGGCAAAGCCAGCAGACAGCTGGGAGCTCATCATAGACCCCAACCTCAAGCCCAGTGAGCTGGCCCCTGGCTGGAAGCAGTATCTGGAGCAGCACGCCTCAGGCAG GTTCCACTGCTCCTGGTGCTGGCACACCTGGCAGTCTGCCCACGTGGTCATCCTCTTCCATATGCATCTGGACCGTGCCCGGCGGATGGGCTCGGTGCGCATGCGCGTCTACAAGCAGCTGTGCTATGAGTGTGGCACGGCGCGTCTGGACGAGTCCAGCATGCTGGAGGAGAACATCGAGGGCCTGGTGGACAACCTCATCACCAGCCTGCGCGAGCAGTGCTACGACGAGGACGGTGGCCAGTACCGCATCCACGTGGCCAGCCGCCCGGACAGCTGGCCGCATCGTGCAGAGTTCTGTGAGGCCTGCCAGGAGGGCATCGTGCACTGGAAGCCCAGCGAGAAGCTGCTGGAGGAGGAGGTGACCACCTACCCCTCTGAAGCCTCCAAGCCGAGGGCCCAGGCGGGATCCGGCTACAACTTCTTGTCTCTTCGCTGGTGCCTCTTCTgggcctctctctgcctgctCGTTGTCTACCTGCAGTTCTCCTTCCGCAGTCCTGCCTTCTTTTAG